From Paenibacillus sp. FSL H8-0537:
GCCATTTAATTGAAGATCGCGGTGTATTAATTACGACGCATGAGATTGCAGACGTAGAACATCTCATCGATCGGGCGGTGCTGCTGCAAAATGGTGCGGTATGCCGCGATTTCTACTGTGAGCAGCTTCGTATGGAGGAAGCCAAGTCGATTGTGGATGTTATGAAGGAGGTGTATCAAGCTTGAAGTTTTATTTAAAGCTGGTACATATGGAAGTGCACCGTTTCCGCTATTTGCTTGGGGGCTTAATGGCGTTAACGATTCTCATGCAGTTCGGAGTAGTGCTGCTGTGGTCGCTTAGTGAGCGGAGTATTAGAACGAGCCCCAGCTGGAGTGAGCAGATAATTACATATCACCCTTTCTCTGAAACCGGGAAGCTGACGTTTAATGAGCTGATGTTCAGCAATCAATTTTGGTTTGTCCTTCCGGTGCTGATCAGCATTGCGGTTATCGCCGCTTATGTTTTTCTCATTTGGTACCGTGATTGGCTGGGGCGCGATACGTTTATTTATCGGCTGCTGATGCTGCCGGGTAACCGAGGCTCCATTTACGCAGCGAAGCTGACGGCGATTCTGCTGTTTACGTTCGGACTCGTTTCCTTCCAGCTGCTGCTGCTTCCGCTTGAAATGATGTTGTTTAATCTGGTAATACCAGAGGGGCTGCGCGATCCGTCCTATTTGTCGCAGGCGATTTTGCAAAATCAAACGCTGAAAGTGCTTTATCCAGGCCAGTTTGATGCGTTTGTGATGGCCTACGGGATCGGCATTTTGACCGTACTTGCTGCTTTTACTGTTATTTTGCTGGAACGAAGCTATCGGGTTATTGGCATTGGTTTTGCTGTTATTTATGTATTCGTATGCGGTGCTGCGCTGCTGGCTCCCGTTACTTTGCAGCGACCGGGGAATGCGGCTTCCTATTTATATCCAGGGGAAACTTATTCTATTATGCTGGCGTTGACCGCTATTCTCATTTTGGTATCCGTATGGCTCAGCATCAGACTGTTAAATAAAAAGATTACCGTGTAAGGAGGGGCAAGATGAAACGTTATATAACTACGCTGGCGCTCGTCCTGCTCGCTGCAGCAGGGTTCAGCACGTATTACGCTTTTGGCTCGGCAGACCATTTGCCGGAATATCGATTAGAGACGCTGGAAGGGGATGCGAATGAAGCGGCCAATCTGGTATTAGTCGGTTCTTATATAGGCGGGAAGGGCTCGCAGCCTCTGAATTTAACTGTACATGGCAATGAGTATGGGAGTAGAAAGTCCCTTTATGAATCGTATATAACGGATGCACGTGAGTGGTTTTATGAGCAAGAGGGCATGAGAGAGCTTATTGAAATATATCCCGCTTTCATGCGGGGCAAAGCGGAGATAGGCAGCTTTTATCAGGATCAGGACTGGTTAGCCTATGCGAAAATTCCATACAATACGGCTACAAATGACCCGGAAGGAACAATAGAGGTAGAGATACTGAATCGAAGCACTGGCAAGGTCGCAGACTATTCGATTGCATTAACTCCTCTATCTCAGCAAGGCATGAGAGAGCATGCCACCATATATGATGTACAGCTGCAAGCAGATGGTCTTCATGTGATGGTAAACCAATATGAAACAGACAATAGGCCGTCAGGAGCAAGACAGTATTTTGATTATATAATCGATTCGGCTAGCGGTCAGCTCATTAAAAGAATGGCCGTGGAATTTGTAGATGCTGCTGGGACCAAGCTGACTCCCCTTTCATCTGCAAACACCCAAAGTGATTATACAGCACCCCATGATTATTTTGTAATAAGTATCGTTATGCAGGAACAGACGGGAGAAGCCAACAGCAGCAGCGTTCCGACAAGCGTTCCGGCAGAGCTTTATGTGTATTCGTATAAGAGCGGGATAACGCAGCGCTTGCCGGATGAAATGCAGAAATTGGATGCGCGTAGAATGGGGGGGCGCTACATTTCAGGCGGTGACCTCTATTTTACAAATTACAATGAGACGCAATTTACAGTATCACGCTACAGTCTGGAAACAGGGGAAAGACGAGGTGAGACTTGGTCACTGTTGTCAAGTCAGATTGGCGAGGGCGAATTGCAGAGCTTTTTTATTAATGGAGAGCGTCTTTATGTTTTGCTCGCTAAGGAAGATGCTCGAACCGTTGTGGTAATGAATGCTGCAACTGGCGAGCCATTATATAAAGGCAGTGTGACGGCTGAGGGCAGCGAGGAAGAGAGACAGATCGCATTAAGCGATATAGCGCTAAATAATATGAGCATTAAAGAATAGACTAGAAACGTCCCAAAAAAGAGGGTGAGGTGCAAGGCATGCAGGCAGCAGTCAGCTTGGGTCAAATGGTCGAGGCGCTCAGAGAGCTGGAAACATGGAGCTATCAGCTTGCCTTTTATATTTTGCAGGATGAGAGGCTTGCCGCTGAAGCGGGTAAACAGGCGCTGCTTGCGATTGGCCGAGAGCAGGCCTTCCACCTCCAGCCGGAGGCTGAACGCCGAGACAAAGTGAAAAAGATGATTATGCGCAAAGCGCTTATCGTCAGCGCAAGCAGCGGACGCCGTTCATAACGGTGTCCGCTGTTTTTTATTGTTGAATACAGAAAAATCCCAATCCTCCAACATTTTATAAATTTCGCCTTGATCAATAGGCATCTTGTTTTCAATCCACCAATTTAGTACGCCCAGAATGGCACCGATATGCGCTTCTGTCACAATTTCAGCATCAATGGAGCTGCTGTTCAATTGAAAAGTAGTATTTAAATGCTTTACATGTTTTAACAGCGAGTCTGTTGTTGCTTCACATTTAAAAGTTGCAGAGGCAACAGGAGTTATTATTGCAAGCTCGGTGTACAAAACAACTTTTACGGGAGTCAAACTACTAACAAGACTTAAAAACGGAGCATCTAATTTAGAAGGAAGCAAGTAAAAAACAAAAAGAAGGGATGCCCACTTCTTTTTGTTTTTTTATATTTTTCTATAAACAGATAGACGGTGCTCTAACTGAATGTCACATTGATTTCCACGATCTCAGAGCGGGAGCCGAGTCGGATCGGCGGTCCCCAGAAGCCAAAGCCGGAGGAAACGATCGATTGCAGCTTTTCCTTTTTTAAATAGCCCCAGTCATTCTCGAACACGAGCTGCGTAATGAAATTCGCCGGAAATATTTGGCCGTGATGCGTATGGCCTGATACCATCAGATCAACGCCGAGCTCATCGGCAATATCGAAATCGTAGGGCTGATGCTCCAGCAGAATGAACGGCTTGGCAGCATCTATGCCTTGAACGAGCTCGCTTAGCGGCGCACGCTCATGATCGGAATGATCCTTGCGTCCAAGCAGGGTGAAACGGTCATCTATGGTAACCGACTCATCATAAAGCACCTTCATGCCGCCTGCTTCAACGGCGTTAATAATGTCCTCGATATGCCCATTGTATTTATCATGATTGCCGAGCGAGGCGTATACACCATATGGCGCTTCGATCGCTGCCATGATTTTATCAATGCCATTGTCCAAATAAGGCCGGATTTGATCATCCAAAATATCGCCGGGAAACAGCACGATGTCGGGCTGCAGCTCATTAATGCGATCGACGAGACGGACGGCATGATCTTTGCCGGACAAAATGCCAAAATGCATATCGGAGGCCATGACGATTTTTAATGTATTTTTAGCTGGATCGCTGTCTTGTGCGCCTTTGGGAATCGTAATGTCATACGTGCGTACAACGGGGCTGTAGGCTAGAAAAGAACCATAGCCAAGCAGCGTAATGAGCAGTACGGGGACGGCAATGCCAGACCATTTGAACACCGACTCGCGCGGCAACGACGTATTGCGCAGCAGTCTTGCGATGAGCTGTATGGATGGAATAATGAGCAGCAATAAGCAAAAAATAGCGAGCCAGTACATGCCAATGGCAATTAAAATAGCATTTTGCGCAACCATCGCCGTAATAAAGACGCAGGGCAGCGCAGCGGCGACGATTGTATAAATGAGTTTGCGTGACTTCGTATGCAGCGGCTTCAGCCACCGCCAAATGCTCCAGCTTTGATAAAAAACGAGCGAGCCGAAAACGGCAAGCATGACAATACCCATAACAATAAACATGGTAACTCTCCCTTTTATGTCTCTTTCTATGTTTTTACGTATTTAGTTATTTTCTGCTGAAGGCGATGCTAAGGCCGATTAGGCCGAACACGGAGCCTTCGACGATATTCAATTTGCTGGACAGACGTGGACGTTTGAAAATAAACCGGCGCAGCACATCGGCAAATATGCTGATCAGGGTAAAAATAACGATGGCTTGCAGCATGAACACGAGTCCCAGCGCAATCATTTGCAACGAAGCATAACCGCTTGCCTCATTGACGAATTGCGGCAGCAAAGCCAGAAAAAACAAGGAAACTTTAGGATTCAGCATGCTCATGAAGATTCCTTTTTTGTACAAGGAGGCATAGGCCAGTTCATCGGCGGTGCCGAGTGCGAGGGCGGATTGCTTTTGCCGAAAAGCTTTATAGGCCAAATAGAGCAAATAGGCGGCACCGGCATACTTCACAACGGCAAAGGCAACTGCCGATTGGTAGACGATAGCGGAGATACCGAGAGCAGCTGCGAAAATATGGGCGAAGAGGCCGGTGCATAGTCCCAGCGTTGTGAAGATTCCTGCTTTTTTGCCACGGGCGATGCTTTGAGTGAGTACGTACAAATTATCTGGTCCCGGCATTAAGGTCAGCAGCACCGCAACGCCTAGAAACGATAAGAGGGAAGCCCATTCCAAGGTCAACACATCCTGTTCTATTAAAAAGTTACTTACTTCCTTTAGTATACTAGGAACGACTCCCTGATCTCAAACTATTCACTTTACTAGAGTCAGCCGCGCGCCAAGCTCGAAGAAACGATAAAGGCAAATACAGAGTTTCATGATATTATTGTGAAAGCATACAATGGGTTATTGCAAGCTAGATAAAGCGATTTAAGCCAGAGTTAGAAATATGGAGGAATGTGGAATGAACCATTCGTCAGACGAGCAGTGGCTGGAGTGGGTAAAACGGGTTCAAGCACTCGCGCAAAATGGGCTTGCCTATTCGGAAAATGCTTTCGATATCGAGCGATATGAGGAGCTTCGCGCTATTTCGGTAGATATGCTGGCATTTGCTACCGGCATGAAGCGGGATCAGCTCGCGTTAACTTTCGCCAGCGATACGGGATATGCGACGCCGAAGGTCGGCATTCGCGGCGTTGTGTTCCAGGATAAGCGGATTTTAATGATCAAAGAAAAGCAGGATCAGGCTTGGGCGCTGCCGGGAGGCTGGGCGGACGTTGGCATTTCGCCATCTGAGGTGGCGGTAAAGGAAATTTGGGAGGAATCCGGCTTTAAAGTCAAGCCAAAGCGGCTGCTCGCGGTGCTGGACAAAAAGAAGCACGAGCATCCACCGGATATTTATCATATTTACGATCTGTTTATTGAATGTGAAATCATTGGCGGAGAAGCGGCGGTTGGACCGGAGACGACTGATGTTGGCTTTTTTGCAGAGGATTCGCTTCCCCCATTATCGGTGCAGCGCAATACGGAGCGGCAGATCAAGATGATGTTCGAATTTTTGAAGCAGCCGGATAAGCCGGTTATATTGGATTAATCGGAATAAGGGCAGCCTTGCCAGTAGTGTTTAACTACTAGCGAGGCTGCCCTTATTTGATAGGCTGGTTGCAGCGCCGCAGCATCAAAGATAATCGTTCCGGCATACTTATTTTTTAATCCATAGTTTAGAAAAATCCAGCCAGCCGAAGGAGTCGATAGCCAAGCCTTGAAGGGCTAGCGGCAGCTGCGTCTGGAACCGGGAATGGTAAAGATACAGCAGCCAGTTGTCCTGCCGCAGCCATTGCTCGGCTTCCTCTACAATTTGGGCGCGCTCGGCTGGGGAAGGGAGGCTGACGTAGCGGGCGAGGATGCTCCGCAGCCGCTTTCGCTGCTCCATAGTCAGAAAATGATGCAAATTGCTGTCCTCATTATAGAAAAGCCGCAGCAGACCCACTTCT
This genomic window contains:
- a CDS encoding metallophosphoesterase, whose product is MFIVMGIVMLAVFGSLVFYQSWSIWRWLKPLHTKSRKLIYTIVAAALPCVFITAMVAQNAILIAIGMYWLAIFCLLLLIIPSIQLIARLLRNTSLPRESVFKWSGIAVPVLLITLLGYGSFLAYSPVVRTYDITIPKGAQDSDPAKNTLKIVMASDMHFGILSGKDHAVRLVDRINELQPDIVLFPGDILDDQIRPYLDNGIDKIMAAIEAPYGVYASLGNHDKYNGHIEDIINAVEAGGMKVLYDESVTIDDRFTLLGRKDHSDHERAPLSELVQGIDAAKPFILLEHQPYDFDIADELGVDLMVSGHTHHGQIFPANFITQLVFENDWGYLKKEKLQSIVSSGFGFWGPPIRLGSRSEIVEINVTFS
- a CDS encoding NUDIX hydrolase, producing the protein MNHSSDEQWLEWVKRVQALAQNGLAYSENAFDIERYEELRAISVDMLAFATGMKRDQLALTFASDTGYATPKVGIRGVVFQDKRILMIKEKQDQAWALPGGWADVGISPSEVAVKEIWEESGFKVKPKRLLAVLDKKKHEHPPDIYHIYDLFIECEIIGGEAAVGPETTDVGFFAEDSLPPLSVQRNTERQIKMMFEFLKQPDKPVILD
- a CDS encoding TetR-like C-terminal domain-containing protein, with the protein product MYTELAIITPVASATFKCEATTDSLLKHVKHLNTTFQLNSSSIDAEIVTEAHIGAILGVLNWWIENKMPIDQGEIYKMLEDWDFSVFNNKKQRTPL
- a CDS encoding LysE family translocator, whose protein sequence is MEWASLLSFLGVAVLLTLMPGPDNLYVLTQSIARGKKAGIFTTLGLCTGLFAHIFAAALGISAIVYQSAVAFAVVKYAGAAYLLYLAYKAFRQKQSALALGTADELAYASLYKKGIFMSMLNPKVSLFFLALLPQFVNEASGYASLQMIALGLVFMLQAIVIFTLISIFADVLRRFIFKRPRLSSKLNIVEGSVFGLIGLSIAFSRK